From the genome of Turicibacter faecis, one region includes:
- a CDS encoding PTS transporter subunit EIIC has translation MAIDYGQTAKELIVALGGNENINNVTHCATRLRFILNDHSHVNKETVGKIKGVITTVEAGGQFQVVIGNHVKDAYEHVLKLVDISEENVSTSTEKVGIFSRIIDVISSIFAPFLYTLAACGILQGILGVLVALGWIDTEGGTYQVLNFISWTAFTFLPVLISVTAAKKFKVNQFIAIVIACALISPDYNAMVDNGTQLSFLGIQIQMLSYTSSVIPVILAVWVAAYVARFFEKVLPTVIRNLFTPMFTIAIMVPFTLLVFGPFGATIGGAIGDTYNYLYNLSPIVAGIIVGGLWQVLVIFGVHWGITPVTVGNYASLGFDTFTALQASAVFSQAGAAFGVFFKSKNKELKEVSLPAAVTAVFGITEPVVYGVNLRLKKPMICGCIAGAVGGAIAGAFNAVSWSYNMPGIATIPAFFKSGHMTPFIGFIISIVVSFVLGMVLTMIVGFDDETN, from the coding sequence ATGGCGATTGATTATGGTCAAACAGCAAAAGAGTTAATTGTTGCCCTAGGTGGGAATGAGAACATCAATAATGTAACGCACTGTGCTACACGATTACGTTTTATTTTAAATGATCACTCACATGTGAATAAAGAGACAGTTGGTAAGATTAAAGGAGTTATTACAACGGTAGAAGCGGGGGGACAATTCCAAGTTGTGATTGGAAATCACGTGAAGGATGCCTATGAACACGTGTTAAAGTTAGTGGATATTAGTGAAGAGAATGTTTCAACATCGACTGAAAAAGTTGGAATTTTCAGCCGTATCATTGACGTGATTTCAAGTATTTTTGCCCCATTCTTATACACGTTGGCAGCGTGTGGGATTTTACAAGGAATTTTAGGCGTTTTAGTGGCTTTAGGCTGGATAGATACGGAAGGTGGAACTTATCAAGTTTTAAACTTTATTTCTTGGACAGCCTTTACCTTTTTACCTGTATTGATTTCGGTTACAGCCGCTAAAAAGTTTAAGGTAAATCAATTTATTGCGATTGTTATCGCGTGTGCACTTATTTCGCCTGATTATAATGCCATGGTCGATAATGGAACGCAGTTAAGTTTCTTAGGCATTCAAATTCAAATGTTAAGCTATACTTCATCAGTTATCCCAGTTATTTTAGCCGTATGGGTAGCTGCATATGTTGCACGATTCTTTGAAAAAGTATTACCAACCGTGATTCGAAACTTATTTACACCAATGTTTACGATTGCTATCATGGTTCCATTTACTTTATTAGTGTTTGGACCATTTGGAGCGACAATTGGTGGAGCTATTGGAGATACTTATAACTACTTATATAATTTAAGTCCGATTGTAGCTGGAATCATTGTTGGAGGACTTTGGCAAGTACTTGTTATTTTCGGAGTTCACTGGGGAATTACACCTGTTACGGTAGGAAACTACGCCTCACTTGGTTTTGATACGTTTACCGCTTTACAAGCATCAGCTGTGTTTTCACAAGCAGGGGCAGCGTTTGGAGTCTTCTTTAAGTCTAAAAATAAAGAATTAAAAGAGGTTTCTTTACCAGCCGCTGTGACAGCCGTTTTTGGAATTACTGAACCTGTTGTTTACGGAGTTAACTTACGACTTAAAAAACCAATGATCTGTGGATGTATCGCGGGTGCTGTGGGTGGAGCAATTGCCGGAGCCTTCAATGCTGTATCATGGAGCTACAATATGCCGGGTATTGCAACAATTCCAGCCTTCTTTAAATCAGGTCATATGACGCCGTTCATTGGATTCATCATTTCAATTGTCGTTTCATTTGTACTTGGAATGGTATTAACAATGATTGTCGGATTTGATGACGAAACAAACTAA
- a CDS encoding dynamin family protein, with translation MSKQVLKLKYHPAKKEIEFKRFQSGKENFIARNSRLQKYMNQKGNFIIQNQGDNFFNDIAKAFDGEKSVKIEVTTTEIDYNDFGKMVENYNNSENCLCHFTHELSSMLPDMSKTFESIERYGKDSIGILSDFRDSLTLFKFKTDDVQKSVLKLDREIKSRIDEVKCKIKNLNDNKVNLCFTGVYSSGKSTLINALLGYKILPESIKSETAKMIEISSPVAGENVSLKFKIAEEFSRLEWNENERCFEFVNGPQECDIRTQLQSLLNDLQSEGIEQYTQIYEILKVLNSGKEISKYISSTIEVFFPISLDNENIQFKIFDTPGSDSNCPEHKVALRKALEEQTQSILIFVTTPDRLEGTGNNSLLMDLMEVDQSSTTSIDMARSLFIINKAETIDSVEREMLQNEEIKSQSKTIKLSESKLFFLSAKNAYAAKSKINGTADKREIQIIKKNIPDDEEDLLYRQNRSAHSQFATNKLIELCDGALRMAEEMDKGENIVFVSSGMYALENEIHQFAERHASSVRAFAIIDCMDKVVTNLSQKSESLRKANQQSIDNIDDLIKNFNDFLICAIESKKNEALRQLDEEKNSGGRLAISLGITAENFETSVVNPVRQEIKKKLSRWLPVSGKIKMKGGDGEEIRETINPLIEEFYNRCILNHNRLIEEKQTEFIEAIKDIIRQNGDIDEEVKRYMLDTSVPHIDINNLTNWNEVYERNVMERKRFFIKTKRLDKESLLNDIEQELSQKLENLFDCFIENYSNNLESIMDHLKLHFSNNLDRYSLKLKSMNVIKDERKQLGEEMYKIVGRLKQCEKEIDGLIWEAQ, from the coding sequence ATGAGTAAACAAGTATTAAAATTGAAATATCATCCTGCAAAGAAGGAAATTGAGTTTAAACGTTTTCAATCTGGGAAAGAAAATTTTATAGCAAGAAATAGTAGATTACAGAAATACATGAATCAAAAAGGAAATTTTATTATTCAAAATCAAGGAGATAATTTTTTTAATGATATTGCTAAGGCCTTTGATGGAGAGAAAAGTGTAAAAATTGAGGTAACAACAACGGAGATAGACTATAATGACTTTGGAAAAATGGTTGAAAACTATAATAATTCGGAAAATTGCCTATGTCATTTTACCCATGAATTATCCTCAATGCTTCCTGATATGTCCAAAACATTTGAAAGTATTGAACGGTATGGAAAGGATTCGATTGGTATATTAAGTGACTTTAGGGACTCACTAACGTTATTCAAATTTAAGACTGATGATGTTCAGAAGAGCGTATTAAAGTTAGATAGAGAAATAAAATCTCGAATAGATGAAGTTAAATGTAAAATTAAAAATTTAAATGATAATAAGGTCAATTTATGTTTTACAGGCGTATACAGTTCTGGGAAATCGACGCTCATTAATGCTTTATTAGGTTATAAGATATTACCAGAAAGCATTAAATCTGAAACCGCTAAGATGATTGAAATTTCTAGTCCTGTAGCTGGTGAAAATGTCAGTCTTAAGTTTAAGATAGCCGAAGAGTTTTCACGTCTAGAATGGAATGAAAACGAAAGATGCTTTGAATTTGTTAATGGTCCTCAAGAGTGTGACATCCGAACGCAATTACAAAGCCTTTTAAATGATTTACAGAGTGAAGGTATCGAACAATATACTCAAATTTATGAAATTTTAAAGGTTTTAAACTCGGGTAAAGAGATTTCAAAATATATTTCGTCAACTATTGAGGTGTTTTTTCCAATTTCTTTAGATAATGAGAATATACAATTTAAAATCTTTGATACCCCAGGCTCAGACAGCAATTGTCCTGAACATAAAGTCGCATTGAGAAAGGCTTTAGAGGAACAAACCCAATCTATTTTGATTTTTGTAACAACTCCAGATAGATTAGAGGGTACGGGAAATAACAGCTTATTAATGGATTTAATGGAAGTAGACCAAAGTAGTACGACAAGTATTGATATGGCACGTTCGTTATTTATTATAAATAAGGCTGAAACAATTGACTCAGTAGAGCGTGAAATGCTTCAAAATGAGGAGATTAAAAGTCAAAGTAAAACAATTAAACTTAGCGAAAGTAAACTATTCTTTTTATCCGCTAAAAATGCGTATGCAGCAAAGAGTAAAATAAATGGTACAGCTGATAAAAGAGAAATTCAAATTATCAAGAAAAATATCCCTGATGATGAAGAAGATCTACTATATCGCCAAAATAGGTCAGCTCATTCACAGTTTGCAACGAATAAATTAATAGAACTGTGTGACGGCGCACTTCGAATGGCGGAGGAGATGGATAAAGGTGAGAATATTGTTTTTGTAAGTTCAGGAATGTATGCACTTGAAAATGAAATTCATCAATTCGCAGAAAGACATGCGTCATCTGTTAGAGCTTTTGCTATTATAGATTGTATGGATAAAGTAGTGACGAATTTATCACAAAAATCAGAAAGTTTAAGAAAAGCTAACCAACAATCTATTGATAATATCGATGATCTGATTAAGAATTTTAATGATTTTTTAATTTGTGCTATTGAGAGCAAGAAAAACGAGGCTTTACGACAATTAGATGAAGAAAAAAATAGTGGTGGAAGATTAGCTATTTCTTTAGGAATTACTGCTGAAAACTTTGAGACCAGTGTAGTCAATCCGGTAAGACAAGAAATAAAAAAGAAATTATCACGCTGGCTTCCCGTATCTGGAAAAATAAAAATGAAAGGAGGGGACGGTGAAGAAATAAGGGAAACGATTAATCCATTAATAGAGGAATTTTATAACAGATGTATTTTAAATCACAACAGATTAATAGAAGAAAAACAAACAGAGTTTATCGAGGCGATTAAAGATATTATTCGTCAAAACGGTGATATTGATGAAGAAGTAAAGCGCTATATGTTAGATACCTCTGTTCCACATATTGATATAAATAACCTAACTAATTGGAATGAAGTATATGAGCGTAATGTTATGGAGCGTAAGAGATTTTTTATTAAAACTAAGCGCCTAGATAAGGAAAGCTTATTAAACGATATTGAACAGGAGCTATCTCAAAAATTAGAAAATTTATTTGACTGTTTTATAGAAAACTATTCGAATAACTTGGAAAGTATAATGGATCATCTAAAGTTACATTTTTCTAATAACCTTGATAGATATTCATTGAAGTTAAAATCAATGAATGTAATTAAGGATGAAAGAAAGCAGTTAGGTGAAGAAATGTATAAAATAGTAGGCCGATTAAAACAATGTGAGAAAGAAATAGATGGACTGATTTGGGAGGCACAGTAG
- a CDS encoding 6-phospho-beta-glucosidase: MNQLPKDFLWGGAVAAHQVEGGYNKGGKGVSIVDVLTGGAHGVDRVITDSIEEGKYYPNHEAVDFYGHYKEDIALFAELGFKCFRTSIAWTRIFPKGDELEPNEEGLKFYDDLFDELLKYNIEPVITLSHFEMPHHLVKEYGGWTNRKVIDFFVHYSETVMKRYKDKVKYWMTFNEINNQKNYKYPLFGYTCSGVIFNHHENPEECMYQVVHHQLVASAKVVTLGHQINPEFKIGCMMACVPLYPYSCKPEDMMYSVESMHDRYLFSDVHVRGEYPSYAIKEWQRKGFNIHMEPEDKEILKNGTVDYIGLSYYMTNAVKADHVVEGTGLDGFPGSVPNPHVKASDWGWQIDPIGLRYALNLLYERYQKPLFIVENGFGAIDKVEEDGSINDDYRIDYLRAHIEEMKKAVVLDGVDLMGYTPWGCIDCVSFTTGEYKKRYGFIYVDKHDDGSGTMKRMKKKSFDWYKQVIATNGEEL; the protein is encoded by the coding sequence ATGAATCAATTACCTAAAGATTTTTTATGGGGTGGAGCTGTTGCAGCCCATCAAGTAGAAGGTGGCTATAATAAAGGTGGTAAAGGCGTGAGCATCGTAGATGTCCTAACCGGAGGGGCACACGGAGTCGATCGCGTTATTACCGATTCAATTGAAGAGGGAAAATATTATCCAAACCATGAGGCTGTTGATTTTTACGGTCATTACAAAGAAGATATTGCACTATTTGCAGAATTAGGATTTAAATGTTTTAGAACGTCTATTGCTTGGACGAGAATCTTTCCAAAAGGTGATGAATTAGAACCAAATGAGGAAGGATTAAAGTTTTATGATGACTTATTTGATGAATTATTAAAATATAATATTGAGCCAGTCATTACGTTATCTCATTTTGAAATGCCACATCATTTAGTTAAAGAATATGGTGGATGGACGAATCGTAAAGTGATCGATTTCTTTGTTCACTATAGTGAAACAGTGATGAAACGTTACAAAGATAAAGTAAAATATTGGATGACGTTTAATGAAATTAATAATCAAAAAAATTATAAGTACCCATTATTCGGATACACGTGTTCAGGGGTTATTTTTAATCATCATGAAAATCCGGAAGAATGTATGTATCAAGTTGTTCACCATCAATTAGTGGCCAGTGCAAAGGTTGTGACGCTAGGTCATCAAATTAATCCTGAGTTTAAAATTGGATGTATGATGGCTTGTGTTCCTCTTTACCCTTACTCTTGTAAACCAGAAGATATGATGTACTCTGTGGAATCGATGCATGATCGTTACTTATTCTCAGATGTTCATGTTCGTGGAGAGTACCCATCTTATGCGATTAAAGAGTGGCAACGAAAAGGATTTAATATCCATATGGAGCCGGAAGATAAAGAGATTTTGAAAAATGGGACGGTCGATTATATCGGATTAAGTTATTATATGACAAACGCTGTTAAAGCTGATCATGTAGTAGAGGGAACGGGGCTTGATGGATTCCCTGGAAGTGTTCCAAATCCTCACGTAAAAGCATCTGATTGGGGATGGCAAATTGATCCGATTGGATTACGTTATGCCTTAAATCTACTGTACGAACGTTATCAAAAACCATTATTTATCGTTGAAAATGGATTTGGCGCGATTGATAAAGTTGAAGAAGATGGATCGATTAACGACGATTATCGAATTGACTATTTAAGAGCCCATATTGAAGAAATGAAAAAAGCCGTTGTATTAGATGGGGTTGACTTAATGGGATATACTCCATGGGGATGTATCGATTGTGTGTCATTTACAACAGGTGAATATAAAAAACGTTATGGATTCATTTATGTTGATAAACATGATGATGGATCAGGAACGATGAAACGAATGAAAAAGAAAAGCTTTGATTGGTATAAACAAGTCATTGCAACAAATGGAGAAGAATTATAA
- a CDS encoding MurR/RpiR family transcriptional regulator encodes MFNHEQIKKFTDVEMLIYNYILQNAQQIRFMTIRELADATHVSTSAIMRFCKKLDCEGYAEFKVQFKMYLEEKKEKQPLNDISEITHYFETIHHGEFEEKINQVADIVSASEQIVFIGVGTSGILGKYGARYFSNIGKFSYVIDDPFYPNIGHVSERAVAIVLSVSGETEQTINLARHFLQQRCTIVSITNSTSSTLAKMSHYNLSYYMTSQKNNKEYDITTQVPVVFILESIGRRIK; translated from the coding sequence ATGTTTAATCATGAACAAATAAAAAAATTTACGGATGTCGAGATGTTAATTTACAACTACATCTTGCAAAATGCTCAGCAAATTCGATTTATGACCATCAGAGAGTTAGCCGATGCGACACATGTATCAACATCGGCCATTATGCGATTTTGTAAAAAGTTAGATTGTGAAGGCTATGCTGAATTTAAAGTACAGTTTAAAATGTATTTAGAGGAGAAGAAGGAAAAACAACCTCTCAATGATATTTCTGAAATTACGCATTACTTTGAAACCATTCATCATGGGGAATTCGAGGAAAAGATAAATCAGGTTGCCGATATTGTGAGTGCCTCGGAACAAATTGTTTTTATTGGTGTTGGAACATCTGGAATCTTAGGTAAGTATGGAGCTCGTTATTTCTCTAATATCGGAAAGTTCAGTTATGTGATTGATGATCCCTTTTATCCGAATATAGGACACGTGAGTGAAAGAGCAGTCGCCATTGTTTTATCCGTTTCAGGAGAAACAGAGCAAACGATAAATTTAGCGAGACATTTTTTACAGCAACGTTGCACGATTGTAAGCATTACGAATAGTACAAGTTCAACGTTGGCTAAAATGTCACACTATAACTTGTCTTACTATATGACGAGTCAAAAAAACAATAAGGAATATGATATCACCACACAAGTTCCTGTTGTCTTTATTTTAGAGTCAATCGGTAGACGGATTAAGTAG
- a CDS encoding aldo/keto reductase: MKNVLAKMITLNNGVKMPIIGFGTFKVEDGQQTIDAVKCALSMGYRHIDTAAVYQNEEGVGQAIKESGVPREEIFLTSKVWNSDQGYESTLKAFETSLKKLQTDYLDLYLIHWPKALNRETWRALEELYRQGRIRAIGVSNFKEHHLEDLLEVATVVPAVNQVEYHPRMMQTSLANYCKEKGIQLEAWGPLMQGQVFEIDVLQQLAKKYNKTVAQIVLRWDIQNGVVTIPKSVNASRIQGNADIFDFELTAEDMAQINALNKEERIGPDPDHITF, translated from the coding sequence ATGAAGAATGTGTTAGCGAAGATGATTACATTAAATAATGGTGTCAAGATGCCGATCATTGGATTTGGAACTTTCAAGGTTGAAGATGGACAGCAAACGATTGATGCGGTGAAGTGTGCACTTAGTATGGGATATCGTCATATTGATACGGCCGCCGTGTATCAAAATGAAGAGGGTGTCGGGCAGGCTATTAAAGAGAGTGGTGTGCCACGAGAAGAAATTTTTTTAACGAGCAAAGTGTGGAATAGTGATCAAGGATATGAATCAACCTTAAAGGCATTTGAAACGTCATTAAAAAAATTACAGACGGATTATTTAGACCTATATCTTATCCATTGGCCTAAAGCTTTAAACCGTGAAACATGGCGCGCTCTAGAAGAATTATACCGCCAAGGACGTATTCGTGCGATTGGTGTTTCGAATTTTAAAGAGCACCATCTTGAGGATTTATTAGAGGTAGCTACGGTTGTGCCAGCTGTTAATCAAGTGGAATATCATCCACGGATGATGCAAACTTCACTTGCAAACTATTGTAAGGAAAAAGGAATCCAATTAGAAGCATGGGGACCTTTAATGCAAGGACAGGTGTTTGAGATTGATGTCTTACAACAATTAGCAAAGAAATACAATAAAACAGTTGCTCAAATTGTGTTACGTTGGGATATTCAAAACGGTGTGGTCACGATTCCAAAATCGGTTAATGCCAGTCGAATTCAAGGAAATGCCGATATCTTTGATTTCGAACTAACAGCGGAAGACATGGCACAAATTAACGCGCTCAATAAAGAGGAGCGTATCGGTCCAGATCCAGACCATATTACTTTTTAA
- a CDS encoding sialate O-acetylesterase has translation MIKSILMLGQSNMAGRGFISDVPPIYNERIQMLRNGRWQLMTEPINVDRPVSGISLAGSFAEAWCHENPSETLGLIPCAEGGSALDDWAIDQSLFKHALSEAKFAMQSSELIGILWHQGESDSFNGNYKVYYKKLLLIIETLREELGAPNIPLIIGGLPDFLGKQGFGQNCKEYEFINKELERFAFNQENCYFVTAKGLTSNPDGIHIDAISQRKFGIRYFQAFSKQEHVLTPLINEEKLVGQLAARKNTKTEKIYIKTLDFSLGKISYDDYLSAVMKINSEE, from the coding sequence GTGATTAAATCGATTTTAATGTTAGGACAATCCAATATGGCTGGAAGAGGGTTTATTAGCGATGTTCCTCCTATTTATAATGAACGAATTCAAATGTTGCGTAATGGAAGGTGGCAACTCATGACTGAACCCATCAATGTTGATCGACCGGTTTCAGGGATTAGCTTAGCAGGTTCATTCGCAGAGGCGTGGTGTCATGAAAATCCAAGTGAAACGTTAGGGTTAATTCCGTGTGCTGAAGGAGGAAGCGCATTAGATGATTGGGCAATTGATCAATCATTATTTAAGCATGCACTTAGTGAGGCTAAATTTGCGATGCAAAGCAGTGAATTAATTGGTATTCTCTGGCATCAAGGAGAAAGCGATAGTTTTAATGGAAATTATAAAGTCTACTATAAAAAATTACTTCTAATTATAGAAACGCTTCGTGAAGAGCTCGGTGCTCCAAATATCCCATTAATTATCGGAGGATTACCAGACTTTTTGGGCAAGCAAGGATTCGGGCAAAATTGTAAGGAATATGAGTTCATTAATAAAGAATTAGAGAGATTTGCGTTTAATCAAGAAAATTGTTATTTTGTAACGGCGAAGGGGTTAACTTCTAACCCGGATGGGATTCATATAGATGCTATTTCTCAAAGAAAGTTTGGAATAAGGTATTTTCAAGCCTTTTCGAAGCAGGAACATGTCCTAACCCCACTCATTAATGAGGAAAAATTAGTAGGGCAATTAGCCGCACGCAAAAATACAAAAACCGAAAAAATTTACATAAAAACATTGGATTTTTCACTTGGGAAAATATCGTACGATGACTATCTATCCGCAGTAATGAAAATTAACTCAGAGGAATAA
- a CDS encoding Tim44 domain-containing protein, translated as MKKKWAVFGIVITLMIGYCQVVAQADVGGSFSGGSSSRGGGGSRGGTTTYHSSSSSSAYGRRYGSQTSPVVLFIIAGLMARGFYDRPRNRRNLKKEGRIALAQLRDADPTFKERDLVNTVQEIFINVQEAWSAKDMRLVEDMETPELFRLHQSQLERYRQKKWTPHVKTKRITAVRLVSFSETANEFSIVICLSARVVDYTLSRDGLVVEGEKRKVHRRDYRLRFNRSKKGNQGWRLDDYREWMENEFMRYD; from the coding sequence ATGAAAAAAAAGTGGGCGGTTTTTGGAATCGTCATTACCTTAATGATAGGGTATTGTCAAGTTGTTGCACAAGCAGACGTCGGGGGTTCCTTTTCAGGTGGAAGTTCGAGTAGAGGAGGCGGTGGAAGCCGTGGAGGAACAACGACCTATCACTCTTCCTCTTCAAGTTCGGCTTATGGGAGACGCTACGGTTCACAAACTTCACCGGTCGTCCTCTTTATCATCGCTGGGTTAATGGCAAGAGGGTTTTATGACCGTCCAAGAAATCGTAGAAATTTGAAAAAGGAAGGCCGGATTGCATTAGCACAGCTACGAGATGCGGATCCAACGTTTAAAGAAAGAGACTTAGTCAATACCGTACAAGAGATTTTTATCAATGTCCAAGAAGCCTGGTCGGCAAAAGATATGCGTCTGGTTGAAGACATGGAAACACCTGAGCTTTTTAGGCTTCATCAATCACAACTGGAACGCTATCGCCAAAAAAAGTGGACCCCACATGTTAAAACGAAACGAATTACCGCCGTACGCCTCGTCTCTTTTTCAGAAACAGCTAACGAATTCTCAATTGTCATTTGCTTATCAGCTCGCGTTGTTGACTATACATTAAGTCGAGACGGACTAGTGGTCGAAGGTGAAAAAAGAAAGGTTCATCGCCGAGATTACCGCTTACGCTTTAACCGCTCGAAAAAAGGGAATCAAGGTTGGCGTCTCGACGATTACCGCGAATGGATGGAAAACGAATTTATGCGCTATGATTAA